CGACGGCGGAGGCGCGGGCCCGCTCCCCGTGTTCCCCGGGGTGATCCCCGGTCAGGGATGGGTGACCGGCTCCGCAACCCATTTCGTTGAGTACCACCGGGGCCAATTCACGCTGTGCAAGTTCCTCGATCTCGAACAGTTCCAGTACGTCAGAATCGGGACTCCGATCAACGCGAGCGCCTCGGGCCAGACGATCACTTTCACGATTGACCTCAACGACCTCGAGGCCAACGGTGAGTCCATAGACCTGAACTTCATCACAATGGACTATCCGCTCGCCCAGCGCCGGAGTATTGACGCGCTGATAGCAGGGAGCGCTTCGACGCTCAATCTGCTCATCACCTCGGACAGCGACCCCGACAACGACAGCTTCGGATCGCTCGAGCAGCCCGACGATCTCTTGAACGAGAACGGCTCGCCGGTCGCAACCTCAGAAATCACGAGGCCGCTCGACATGATAGGCTGGCGCATCAGGATAGACATCTAGCAGTTCGCGGATAGATGTCGCAGGCATAGAGGCCGCGGCTAGTAGTAATACTCGCCCATGCCGGTGTCGAAGGTCTGGCCGTATTGGCCGATCCCGAAGCGGTCGTCGGCCTGAAACGCCTTCAGTCGCAGGTCGAGCATGATCCCCCTGTCCTTCCGGAAGCCGGTCTCGTCGGTGAAGACCAGAGAAGCCTCCCAGCAGTGCAGATCCCTCGTTATACGAAAGGCGGTGTAATCGAAGTCGTCGGAGTATCCGTTCCAGCTTACGATGGCGTCGGCGCTCCACTTGCTGCCGATCTTAAGCGCCAGCCTGCCTCTCAGAGCGTCGAAACCTCCTTGAGGAAGGTTGTACCTCGATCCTACATCTACCGAGAACCTGTCCGGATTCGCGTACCTGATCCTGCTGATGAGGGTGCGCCAACCACCGGCATTCAGGTCATATCCGGTCGAGAGGGAACCGCCGAACCTCGCGCTTGGCGTAGCGGTCAGGCGGAGTGTAAGGTCCTGCCACGGCCGCGAGTCGCGTTCCAGATCATACCCCGTGGACACACTCCACCTGAGCCTCTGCTGATCCTGGTAGTCCCACACCCCGCGCAGGTAGTTGTACCTGCCCGAGTAGTCGAAACGGAACGGAGTGTACCCGGACGGGCGCTGATAGCTGTGAGTGATGCGCGAGGTCGTGAACTCGTTGTATCGAGTGGTGAGAAGCGCGCGGGTGCGGATCACATGCTGAGCCATGTCCGACTCGTATACCGTCTGCCTGAACCCCGCAGCCATGCTGAGGTCGGTCTTTTCTCCGATCGGGAAGACCTTGTTCATCAGGTCGGCCTGAAGCATGAAACGGCCGTGATCCTCGCCCGAGGGCCGCTCGTAGTACCTGCCGTACGCGAACTTGAGCCTGAGCGGGAGATCGAGCGGCGGATTGTCCATCAGCCGATAGGTGTCGGTCTCGAGGGTCAGTTCGGGCATGCGGTCGAGGCTGCTGTAGAAGTCGTCGCCGGTGTAGTCGCTTCCGTCGAGATCGTGCCGCTTGGTAATGAGGAGCGTCGAATCGAAACTAGCGCCGCGGTTGCTGAACTCCAGCTCGGTCTCCAGTTCCCTGTCGGTCCCGTCGAAATAGGAGGACCGGTACGACCTCATGTCCATCGAGATGCGCCCGCTGAAATCCGGCGTGAACTCCTGAGTGTGCCTGAGCGACGCGAGGCCCGTGGTGGTGTCCCCCAGCCCGCTCACGACGTTGCTCTGATACGAAAGCGCCGTCGAGCCGGTCCCTACCGTTCTGTTCAGGGCGACCCGATAGTTCCTGTAGGTGCTGGAAGGATAGTAGAGATAGCTGTTGGAGCGGTAGTCGCCGCTCAGGCTGACGTTCACATCGCCGACCTGCTGGCGATGCTGGACGCTGCCGGAGAAGTTGTTCGCTCCGAGTTCCTGATCGCGCAGGAAGTAGACGTTGAACAGGCCCGATGCTCCGCTCCAACTGTAGGTCTGATCCGCGCCGACCCCGATACCCCGCCTCGACATCAGGTCGAGCTTCAGGAACCCCTGTACGCGCTCGGTCGCAGCGTAGGCATAGGAGGTCTTCAGGAACATCCCCTCCTCGGCGCTCGAGCCGAGCTGCGGCAGGATGCTGCTCTTCATCCCCCTGATCGGGATAACGAAGGATCCGATGCTGAAGAGTTCCCGGTCCATGACCATGAAGGAGACCCCGCGAGCGACTATCCGGCTGTCCGGATATATCTCGAGCGTCCTAGCGGCAATACAGTAGTGAGGATGCTCCCGGTCGCAGGTGGTGAAGCTACCCGATCGAATCCTGAGGTTCGTCTCGTCGCCACTCAGTTCCTCACTTCGGATGAAGGCGCGGGCATCCGGGCTACCGGAGAAGGTTTGAGGCCCGAGCTGAGCGGCGGCCGATTCCAGCGACCAGTCCTTCGTCTTCAGATCGAGGACGAGCCTGGCGCCGGAGACCGTATGCGTCTGCATCGCGAGGCTTACGTTTCCCTCGAAGACGGCGATGTTCGTACCGAGGTCGGCGGAGGCGGAGTCTGCAGAGACCTTGTAGCCCTCGTAAATCGCGGTGACATTGCCTCGCGCGACCACCGTATCATCGGTGTGCCAGCGTACGTAGTCGGCGCTCAGGGTGATCGCGCGCTCGGCGGCGGAGAGGGCGGCCGATACGACGAACAGAACCGTTATGCAGGCGAGTTTTCCGAACAGCGAAGATCTCACTCTTCCCGCCAGATGAGGTAGATGCCGATCAGGCCGAAGATGATATTCTGCGACCAGCCGGCGACTAGCGGCGGCACCATTCCGCCCAGCCCGAGCGCCTTGCCGAGCCAAATGTTGTTCTGATAGAGAAACATGACGATGATGCCTAGCAGTATGCCGGAGTAGCTTCCGCTGCGCGCGAACCGCAGGCCGAGCGGAGCGGCGCACAATGCGAAGACAAGGCATGACAGCGGCACCGACACCTTGAAGTGCCAGTTGACTTTCATGTCTCTAACCTCGCGGCCTACGTCGCCGAAGGCGGTGATCTGCTGTTTCAACTCGCCCAGGCTCATTTCCTCGGCCGTTCGCTGAGTCTCCCACAGTTCCTGCGAGACGCGGCGGAGGTTGAGCTTCATCGAAGGGAACGCCATCTCGTACTCCATAAGGCCGTCCTTGCCGAGCTTGTGCATCACGCCCTCGCGCAACGTCCAGAGGTTCTTGTCGTTCGAAGCCTCCTTGGCCGTGATGAGCGCCGGGAAGCCTTCAGCAGTAGAGGGCTGGTAGATCATCACCTCTCGCAGCACGATCTTGTCCGTGGATGCACGCTCGACCCGGCCGACGTAGAACCAGTAGCCCTCGGATTCGAAGAACACCCTCTCCTGGATGGCCGGAATCGCCTGTATGCCGTATATCTGGCGGACGGTCCGCTGTGACTGGCGATTCGCCCACGGGGTCACCGTCTCACCTATCCAGAGGGCGAGCACGCTGCACAGCAGGCCGACGACGAAGATCGGCAGGAATATGCGCCGGAGCGGAGTGCCGGACATCCGGATGGCGGTGAGTTCGCTGTCGCGGGCGAGCCGGTTTACCGAGAGCGAGGTGGCAAAGAGCACGGCGAGAGGGAGTACCATCCCCATAACCCAGGGAATGCGGTAGGCGATCAACTTCGACGCCAGCCCGAAGGGCACCCCGAGCCTGACCAACTGCTCGATGTTGTCGAATATGACCCGCCCGATCAGGAGAACGACGAACGCAAACATGCTGATCAGGAACGGGGCGATCATCTCTCTCAGGACGTAGACGTCCAGCTTCTTCATGGCTGATGGCGCTCCATGGGCACTTCAAGGCCGGGTGCATTGTAGCACAGGCGGCGACTCAAGCCAAGGGTTCAAGCGGGAAGCGAAATACTGTATAATGGCGCTGTCTGTGCGGGGTGATCCGTCATGCACTCCCCCCGCCCGGCTGCATAGGAGGAAGACGTGCGTTACACGAGGTTGTTCGCGCCGACGCTCAGAGAAGTGCCGGCGGATGTCGAGATGACGAGCCATGCCCTGCTGCTGCGAGCGGGATTCATCAGGCAGGTCGCGGCGGGCGTGTATGAGTTCCTGCCGCTGGGGTGGCGGGTGCTCAACAAGGTCTCGGACATCATCCGCGACGAGATGGACAAGGCCGGCGCTCAGGAGCTTCTCCTGCCCGCGCTCCATCCCCAGGAACTCTGGGCGGAGAGTGGCCGGGACGAGGCGATGCACGACGTCCTGCTCGGCTTCGAGGACAGGAGGGGCACGAAGTACTACCTCGGTCCGACACACGAGGAAGTCATCACCGACCTGGTTCGGCGGAGCGTCCAATCTTACCGCGACCTGCCGCTCAACCTCTACCAGATTCAGATGAAGTTCCGCGATGAGCCTAGACCGAGGGGCGGCCTGGTGCGCGCCCGCGAGTTTCTGATGAAGGACGCCTACTCCTTCGACCGCGACGAGGATGGGCTAGACGCCGAGTACAACAAGATGTACGACGCCTACGTCTCCATCTTCGAGCGGTGCGGACTGCCGGTGACTGCCGTGGACGCGAGCGGCGGCGCGATCGGCGGCAAGGAGACGAAGGAGTTCATGCTGCTCACTGAGTCAGGGGAAGACTCGATCCTGATCTGCCCGGGATGCGGGTATGCGGCGAACTCCGAGATCGCGGATTTTCGGCGAGTCGAATCACAGTCCGACGAGGCGCCGAAGGCGCTGGAGAAGGTCAGCACACCCGGCGCGCACACAGTCGATGAGGTCTGTGCGTTTCTGAACACGAAACCCGATCGTCTGGTCAAGACGTTGATCCTGATGGCTGACGGCAAGCCGGTCGCGGCGTTAGTGCGGGGCGATCACGACCTCAACGAGGGACGGTTTCGCGTGACGATCGGCGCGTCGAGACTCGAGATGGCAACGCCGGAGCAGATACTGGAGGCGACCGGCGGTCCCATCGGATTCAGCGGTCCTGTCGGCCTCGGGATTCCGATTTACGGCGACGAAGAACTTCGCGGGATGCGGAACTACGTCACCGGCGCGAACGAGGGCGACGCGCACCTGGCGAACGTAAACTGGTCGGACGTGAAGCGGGAGATCACTTGGGGCCGGATCCGATATGCGATGGCCGGCGACACGTGCGAGGCCTGCGGAGCCGCTTTCGACGAGAAGCGAGGGATGGAGATGGGCCACATCTTCAAGCTCCGGTACGCGATCTCGGAGCCGCTCAACGCAACCTACACCGACGAGGAGGGCAACGACAGGCTCATCATAATGGGCTGTTACGGCATCGGCGTGAGCCGCATCCTCTCGGCGGTAGCTGAGGTCAGCAACGACGAGAACGGCCTGATCTGGCCGGTCAGCATAGCGCCTTACCAGGTGCAGCTGATCTGCACAAACGTGACAAACGAAGAGCAGGCGGCGCTGGCGGAGAGGGTCTACGCCGATCTGACAGATGCTGGCGTCGAGGTGCTCTACGACGACCGCGAGGACCGGGCGGGCGTGAAGTTCAAGGACGCGGACCTCATCGGAACGCCTATCCAGATCGTCGCCGGCAAGGCGGCGGCGGAGGGACGCGTAGAGATTCGCGACCGGGCTACCCACACGGCGGAGATGATTAGCGCACCGGATGTAGTTGCGAACGTCAGGGCAAGGATGAGTCACCGACCGGCGAGCATCGGAGGGCAGACATAGCATGCGACGACGTCTGCAACTCACTCTGATCGCAACGGCTCTCGCCGCTCAGGGCATATCCGCACTCGGAGGAGACATGACCGGCAATACGGTTGACTGTCTGTTGAACGGTTTGAGAATAAGCCTGGACGCGCGCACCGGGAGCATCGTGCGGCTCGCATACCCCGGAGTCGGCGAAATGCTCAAGTCCGCGCCGGAGCATGCCGCAATCATTGACATGGCCTACCCCGTCAAGGCCTTCGCTCCGCTGAGACTCGCGTCACGCTTTTCATCCGACGCGAAGATTGATGTCACCGACAACACGGTCACGATCTCGTGGTCGGCTCTGGGCGCCAGTCGAAAGGCCTTTCCGGTCGAGGGCAGCGTCTCCGCCGTCGTTACGCTGAGAGCCGATCCGGACGGACGCAGTGTGGTGATGTCGTGCCGGGTGTTGAACTCATCGAAGAACGAGATTCGGCAGGTGTTGTTCCCTGACTTCGCGGGGATTCAGCCGTTCGCCGGAGTGCATCAGACCTACTTCCGCACGTGCGGGTTCAACAGCCTGCCGTTCCGCGATCTCGCGCCGAACGAGGGAACGAGGAGCCTGCAGTACATGCTGGACGCGGCCGCAAACCAGGTGGAATACCAGTCGGGCGGGATGTTCAACCCGATGTGGCTCCGGTGGATGGACCTCGGCGGACTCAAGGGCGGGGTCAGTCTCTTCCCCAGGCGCTGGGGATGGGACCCGCACATCCCGGTCCGCCTGCACCTATCCGAGGACGACGGCTCTCTGCGCTTGCTGGCGAGGCACGATGCGACTATCAAAGAGGGTGAGACCTGGGAGAGCGGCGAGTATGTGCTGACCCCGCACCAGGGCGGATGGGCGAAGGGAATCGAGCCGTACCGCGAGTGGGTCAGACAGCACTACTTCAGGGAGTTCCCGGTCCCGAAGCATGTTAGAGAGGGGCTGGGATTCCGCACGGTCTGGATGTGCGAGCTCTACCCGGAGGATCCCGAAGACGTCATCTTCAAGTGGAGCGACATGCCGAAGGTGGCGAAGGACAGCAGAGAGCACGGCATAGACGAGATGGTCGTCTGGGCATGGACGGACGGTTTCGTGCTTCCTATCCGCCCGCCGTTCAAGCACCTGGGCACTCAGGAGGACATGGCGGCAGCGGTGAAGGAGTGCAAGGCCTTGGGCGTGAATGTCGTGCCGTTCATCAGCGTCGTGCAGGCAAACGCGGAGGAAGCTCCCAAGTACGGGCTGAAGGTTACGGACAACAACGGGTGGACGTATCACACCGAGCTCATCCCGCGCTGGAACCCTCCGTATGCCACCGCTTACGCCTGTGTCGGCATCCCCGTGACGAACGAGTTGTGGCGCAGGGATGTGCTCGCATCGCTGAAAAACCTGACGGACCAGGGCATTCCCTCGGTTGGGTGGGACCAGTTCTGGACTGTGAACAAGGACGCGAACACGCACAGCCTGACGAAAGAGATACGAGCTTACGCCAGCGCAAGGGATCCCGAAGCGACGTTCTGCGGCGAGGAGCTGTGGAACATGGAGCCCGACAGCGCCTATCTGGACTACACCTGGAACTGGGGCGGATACCGGGACTGCCGGGGCTTCACAAATGCGTTCCCGGCTCCGCGGATCAACAGCTGTATCACGGATTCCGCGCTCACTGTGAAGCAGTGCTTCGCGGACAACCTATACCTGAACCTTTCGCCGCGCAAGAAGGGGTCCACGAACGCATCGGGATACATCGGGGACAGCGAGGCGATGAGCAAGGCTCTCAAGCAGTGCGCGGCGCTGAGGAAGAAGTTCCTTCCGTACTTCACAGATGGCGTTCTGATCGGAGAGTGCCTGCTCACCGAACCGTGCCCGCAGGCGTTTGTCTGCTCCTACGTGCTGAAGGACAGGGCGCTTATGATCTTGATCAATCAGGGGGGCAAGCAGAGCATCGGGTTCGACTGCGACCTCACACCGTGGATAGCGTCGGAGTCGCGAGCGTACACCGCCAGATCGTACGACGGCGACGGAGCGCGGATCTCGACGACGGACGTCAAGTCCCAGTGGCACGGTGAGACCCGCATCCTCGAGCCGGAGGAGATGGTCATATATGAGTTCAGAGCGCGCTAGTCAGCAGATTCAGAATGCGCTGACGGCGGAGGCCATCCCGGCAGCCGATGTCATGACAGATGTCATAGCTTCCCATCCGGAGGGGGTAACCGAGTGGAGGCACTCGTAATCGGTGGGACCGGCCATATCGGTACATTCCTGACCCAACAGCTTGCCGACGCGGATTGGAAGGTCACCGTCGTGTCTTCCGGCCGCCGAGCGGTGGACAAGAAGTCGTTTCCTGCGGCGTCCGAGTTCGTGACGCTGCACTACGAGCGCATGCTCGCCGATGGAAGTTTCGCGAACCTCCTCGCCAAACACAGGCCGCATGCCGTCGTTGACATCCTGCAAACCGACGCGCCCGGAGTATACTCCGCATGCAGGGAGGCCGGCGTGTGCCACCTCGTCTTCTGCGGCTCCCTGTGGATGTTCGGGCCTCCGAAAGTGGTGCCGACGCCGGAGGTCCGGCAGACCGAGTGTCGGTTCGAGGGCTACAGAAGACGCTTCGAGCAACTGCAGGAGACCGTGGGAAGATCTGACAAGACGCTCGCCGTCAGCGCGGTGATGCCGCCTAACATCTGCGGACCCGGAAAGATCCCGCTTGACGGGAAGGGCGGACGCTCGATCGAGGTGCATCGAGAGCACCGGCGAGGGCTCGAGGTCTGTCTGCCGTTCCCAGGGACCAATCTGATCGGCCCGTGCGATGTCGAGGACGTTGCCCAGGGCTTCGCGCGCGTCCTGAGCGACCGGGATACATCCGCAGGCGAGGTTTTCAACGTGGGGGCCGCCTACGCGTTGACCGCCGAGCAGTTCGTCAATACCTATGCGGATATCTACGGGGTGCGAATACCCATCAGATATGTTGATCCGGGCGACTTCACCCGCGACGTCCTCCCCGACCTGGGGGCAAACTACCACTTTCTGCAGCATATGTGTCCGGACATTCGGAAGATCATCGCTCACCTTGGATACGCCCCCGCGTACACGCCGGAGGAATCGATGGAGCGGGCCGTGAAGTGGATGTCCGACGCACGGCCCGACCTGATATCGTGACGGGTTATTCAACAAAGACAACAAAGGAGTCCATGGCATGAAAATCGGAGTGAGTTCATACAGTTGGTCGAGATACCTCAGAGAGGGTAAGTTCGACATCTTCGGCGCGATCGAGGCGACCGCCGAGTTGGGATTCGACGGCATCGAGTTCTCCGGCCTGAACGCCCCTGAGGGCACGATCGACCTGATCGGGTTCGCGGGCAAGATCAAGGCCGCGTGCGCCAAAGCCGGTCTGCCGATCATCAGCTACACCATCGGCGCGGATTTCATCAACGCCGAGGGCGGCTGTGACGCTCAGATCGAGAAACTGAAGGGAGAGGTGGATATCGCCGTCGCGCTCGGCGCTCCCCGGATGCGCCACGATGCGACCAGCGGCTTCGGGCCGGAGCGCCTGAGCCTGGGCGATTTTCTGTTGGCGCTCCCGATCCTCGAGAAGGGGTGCCGCGCCGTGACCGAGTACGCGGCGGCCAGGGGCGTCAAGACGATGGTCGAGAATCATGGGCGCTTCGTGCAGGACAGCGAACGGTGCGAACTGCTGATGAAGACCGTCAACCACCCGAACTTCGGCGCACTCTTGGACCTCGGCAACTTCATCTGCGCGGACGACGATCCGGTGCGCGCGACCAGGCGGATGGCCCCATATGCCTTCCACGTCCATGCGAAGGATTTCCACCGCAAGCCGGGATGCGCCGACCCGGGCCAGGGATGGGGGCGCTCACGAGGCGGCGATCTCTATCGGGGCTCGATCATCGGGCACGGGAACGTCGACGTCCCGGCGTGCGTGAAGATCATCAAGGATTCGGGCTACGACGGCTTCCTCTCCATCGAGTTCGAGGGCATGGAAGACAACCGCCTCGCCCTCGAGATCGGTCTGGCGAACCTGAGGAGATACGCTGAGAACGCCTGACGAGGCATGGGGATATGGGAGCAGCATCAAGAGATGGATAGAGCCTCTATCTATGTCCATATCCCCTTCTGCGTGCGGAAGTGCTTGTACTGCGACTTTGCTTCCTATGAGGGCAAGAGGCCACTTTTTGAACCTTATGTGCAGGCACTTCTCTGCGAAACCCGTCTGGCCGCCGAGCGGCATCTTGGTATGCGCATACCCACTATCTACTTCGGCGGAGGTACGCCGAACGTGTGCTCCCCGAACCTGCTTGCTTCCATGCTTGACGAGATCCGGCTCGGCTTCATGGTGGATGCGGATGCGGAGATCTCCTGCGAGGCGAATCCCGGAGTCACCCCTCACCCCCGACCCCTCTCCGCCAAGGCGCGAGGGGAGTTCCCGGGGCTCCGAGAAGCCGGTTTCAATCGCGTCAGCATCGGGGTGCAGTCGCTTCATGACAACGAACTGCAGCGACTGGGACGGGTGCATACAGCGGAGCAGGCGGTCGAGGCGTTCCATGAGGTGCGGGCAGCGGGGTTCGAGAACGTCAGCGTTGATCTGATGTACGGCATTCCGGGCCAGACGCGGGAGTCCTGGCGGGAGACCCTCGGTCAGGTGATCGGCCTCGGGCCGGAGCACGTGTCGCTCTACTCGCTCACGGTCGAGGAGGGCACCCCGTTCCACCGGATGCAGTGCGAGGGACGGCTGGAACTGCCGGGGAACGACATCGAGGCCACCATGTATGAGGATGCGATCGAGATTCTCACCGCCGCCGGGTTTGTCCACTACGAGATCTCCAACTTCGCGAGGCCGGGCTTCGAGTGCCGGCA
This portion of the Armatimonadota bacterium genome encodes:
- a CDS encoding LptF/LptG family permease — translated: MKKLDVYVLREMIAPFLISMFAFVVLLIGRVIFDNIEQLVRLGVPFGLASKLIAYRIPWVMGMVLPLAVLFATSLSVNRLARDSELTAIRMSGTPLRRIFLPIFVVGLLCSVLALWIGETVTPWANRQSQRTVRQIYGIQAIPAIQERVFFESEGYWFYVGRVERASTDKIVLREVMIYQPSTAEGFPALITAKEASNDKNLWTLREGVMHKLGKDGLMEYEMAFPSMKLNLRRVSQELWETQRTAEEMSLGELKQQITAFGDVGREVRDMKVNWHFKVSVPLSCLVFALCAAPLGLRFARSGSYSGILLGIIVMFLYQNNIWLGKALGLGGMVPPLVAGWSQNIIFGLIGIYLIWREE
- the hemW gene encoding radical SAM family heme chaperone HemW, which translates into the protein MDRASIYVHIPFCVRKCLYCDFASYEGKRPLFEPYVQALLCETRLAAERHLGMRIPTIYFGGGTPNVCSPNLLASMLDEIRLGFMVDADAEISCEANPGVTPHPRPLSAKARGEFPGLREAGFNRVSIGVQSLHDNELQRLGRVHTAEQAVEAFHEVRAAGFENVSVDLMYGIPGQTRESWRETLGQVIGLGPEHVSLYSLTVEEGTPFHRMQCEGRLELPGNDIEATMYEDAIEILTAAGFVHYEISNFARPGFECRHNITYWRNEPYLGFGAAATSYIGGARATSVADAEEYVRRVEAGESATESEECLTGRKKMGETMFLGLRMIQGVDRQNARYARAERAFAPEIQRLMERGLLESADGFLRLTRRGLFLANDAFAEFV
- a CDS encoding NAD(P)-dependent oxidoreductase; this translates as MEALVIGGTGHIGTFLTQQLADADWKVTVVSSGRRAVDKKSFPAASEFVTLHYERMLADGSFANLLAKHRPHAVVDILQTDAPGVYSACREAGVCHLVFCGSLWMFGPPKVVPTPEVRQTECRFEGYRRRFEQLQETVGRSDKTLAVSAVMPPNICGPGKIPLDGKGGRSIEVHREHRRGLEVCLPFPGTNLIGPCDVEDVAQGFARVLSDRDTSAGEVFNVGAAYALTAEQFVNTYADIYGVRIPIRYVDPGDFTRDVLPDLGANYHFLQHMCPDIRKIIAHLGYAPAYTPEESMERAVKWMSDARPDLIS
- a CDS encoding LPS-assembly protein LptD, yielding MRSSLFGKLACITVLFVVSAALSAAERAITLSADYVRWHTDDTVVARGNVTAIYEGYKVSADSASADLGTNIAVFEGNVSLAMQTHTVSGARLVLDLKTKDWSLESAAAQLGPQTFSGSPDARAFIRSEELSGDETNLRIRSGSFTTCDREHPHYCIAARTLEIYPDSRIVARGVSFMVMDRELFSIGSFVIPIRGMKSSILPQLGSSAEEGMFLKTSYAYAATERVQGFLKLDLMSRRGIGVGADQTYSWSGASGLFNVYFLRDQELGANNFSGSVQHRQQVGDVNVSLSGDYRSNSYLYYPSSTYRNYRVALNRTVGTGSTALSYQSNVVSGLGDTTTGLASLRHTQEFTPDFSGRISMDMRSYRSSYFDGTDRELETELEFSNRGASFDSTLLITKRHDLDGSDYTGDDFYSSLDRMPELTLETDTYRLMDNPPLDLPLRLKFAYGRYYERPSGEDHGRFMLQADLMNKVFPIGEKTDLSMAAGFRQTVYESDMAQHVIRTRALLTTRYNEFTTSRITHSYQRPSGYTPFRFDYSGRYNYLRGVWDYQDQQRLRWSVSTGYDLERDSRPWQDLTLRLTATPSARFGGSLSTGYDLNAGGWRTLISRIRYANPDRFSVDVGSRYNLPQGGFDALRGRLALKIGSKWSADAIVSWNGYSDDFDYTAFRITRDLHCWEASLVFTDETGFRKDRGIMLDLRLKAFQADDRFGIGQYGQTFDTGMGEYYY
- a CDS encoding sugar phosphate isomerase/epimerase, which produces MKIGVSSYSWSRYLREGKFDIFGAIEATAELGFDGIEFSGLNAPEGTIDLIGFAGKIKAACAKAGLPIISYTIGADFINAEGGCDAQIEKLKGEVDIAVALGAPRMRHDATSGFGPERLSLGDFLLALPILEKGCRAVTEYAAARGVKTMVENHGRFVQDSERCELLMKTVNHPNFGALLDLGNFICADDDPVRATRRMAPYAFHVHAKDFHRKPGCADPGQGWGRSRGGDLYRGSIIGHGNVDVPACVKIIKDSGYDGFLSIEFEGMEDNRLALEIGLANLRRYAENA
- a CDS encoding proline--tRNA ligase; translation: MRYTRLFAPTLREVPADVEMTSHALLLRAGFIRQVAAGVYEFLPLGWRVLNKVSDIIRDEMDKAGAQELLLPALHPQELWAESGRDEAMHDVLLGFEDRRGTKYYLGPTHEEVITDLVRRSVQSYRDLPLNLYQIQMKFRDEPRPRGGLVRAREFLMKDAYSFDRDEDGLDAEYNKMYDAYVSIFERCGLPVTAVDASGGAIGGKETKEFMLLTESGEDSILICPGCGYAANSEIADFRRVESQSDEAPKALEKVSTPGAHTVDEVCAFLNTKPDRLVKTLILMADGKPVAALVRGDHDLNEGRFRVTIGASRLEMATPEQILEATGGPIGFSGPVGLGIPIYGDEELRGMRNYVTGANEGDAHLANVNWSDVKREITWGRIRYAMAGDTCEACGAAFDEKRGMEMGHIFKLRYAISEPLNATYTDEEGNDRLIIMGCYGIGVSRILSAVAEVSNDENGLIWPVSIAPYQVQLICTNVTNEEQAALAERVYADLTDAGVEVLYDDREDRAGVKFKDADLIGTPIQIVAGKAAAEGRVEIRDRATHTAEMISAPDVVANVRARMSHRPASIGGQT